The DNA region ATAAACCAACAGCACACATCCATATGACAATGGTGGCAACTGGAAATTTTGTGGCATCTTTTAATGTTGCCCTCCTACAATGCCTGGAAGACAACATTCTTGATAGTTTAACTCCGCTTCTCCAAGTCCGAGCTTGGTTCTCTGTTGTTCAGTGTTAAATCACAAGAGATAATCTAAACTTGGTGCTTACCGGCACTCAGGGTGGTCTCTTTACTCGTTGTTCAACATACAATCAacttcatttaaatttaatcgAGTCACCCGAGATAATCtccaaattaattcaaaataaaatagattttaattcgGTAAGTTATCAAGTTAGTTCGACCCAGTTTGGCAAGTATGGCAAACAGCAGTACTATCCTCaaggttatttaaaaaaaataaaagaatttgggTTACAAGACACAGGACATTTAGTACAAACCTACATGATTTAGACTTCACGGGCTTTGTAGGCCCATAAATAAAATTCGGAGCATGGAGACATGATTTAGGGAGATGGGCTTGGCATGACTGGTCCATAAAACTGCCAATCAGATCATAGTTTTCCTGTGATCTAAACTTTTGTGGTGGATTGCATCACCAAACAATCAGCCCACCCGGATCCTTTCCACAGGATGCATGATGCAGCCTCTGCAAAAagaaagctctttttttttaaggaaattcatgatatttttttccacTTTGCTTAGCGGCTTGACACCCATCCATAGAGACCTAATTTATGGACTAATtagggaaaaacaaaaacatggtttttttattactagAGTAATTCACGGGAACgcggtttattttatttttattaaaataggagcctttccatttttttttatcttgttattGAGAGGCTAGGTTCAGAATAAAGTTCATAAAGTTTATGGAATATTATtggattaatgttttatttgattcaataaaaattttaacttgaatTAGACTCGagattaatttatcaaaccaAGTTAGTTTGAGTGATTATAACCTAAACAAATCCCCACCTGATCCAAGATATTCTTTGCatgaatataattatgatttaaaatatattttttattaatttattaaaaatattaaaaaaataattaatttaatatatttttaaaaaaatatattaaaaaacaataaccatacccaaaaaaaaataacacataagCCACCACACTCACAATCATTTGCGAATGCAGGttctaaggaaattcaagaaGGTGGGACTTCCATTAGAGTCCTCCACCAAAATGAAAAGCACGTTAAAAATGGGGTGCAATAAAATAAGATTCTGCACATGCTTCAGACCCATCATTGCAAACAagataatgttgtttttttcacagGCCAGTTTCGAGGACATTGGACCATCCAGGATCCGATAAAAAGTTCGATTTCAAGAATCTTTTGCGTGCTTAAACATGATTCTTTCTTAATCCTTCAGCTTGtcctttgaaaattattttccagcctGGCAAGTATTTGCCAGAGGTGGAGAACGTTGTGATCATggttattataaaattcaacaCTGCCGTAACTGTCGTCGGCTAGTCAGAACATCCACCCTGCTGCCGCAGCATCCAGCCCGCCGCTGGCCAGTGATCTTTCGTTGACCCTTTTTTAATCCATTTTCCCCAACAGGGAAACATTTTATAGAGGAGAATCAGCctttgacaaaaagaaaaatgttccACTGAATCACtgttaagatattttatttactcGCCATCGGTAGCACTGTCCCACCCACAATCTCCCGAGCCATAATACTATAATAGTATCTGCAGCGTAATTACTTCCCTGAATCTCCCCGGGACAGCTCGACGGCTACGAATGGAGCAGATGCATAAAAATTACATACatttaacacacacacaaaaaactctagaataaaaattattcaaaactttacttgtcaaatatatatatatatatatataatattttttaatattttaaaataccttGTTTATAAATTTGTCCAAAGcttttattataaacaaatagCATAGTTACATGAAGAGTCAATTTAATTCACGAGTCAGGTCATAAATCATGTAAGTTGATTCACAGGTTAACGTGTAAACTTaaacttttgtatttttgatAAATAGATTAGCTCATGGAGTTTATAGCCAGgcaaaataataagtttttttatgaataaaatgtGTGGTTCAAGAAAGAtcgaaaccaaaaaaaacccatgcTCTAGTTGGTGTTCTCCGATTTGTTGGAAAATCTTTTGTGTGTTTTCACTTCATTTTCCAAGTTCCAACTTCCAACAAACCCTAAAATTCTAAATGTTTTCACATCTCTGACATTTTCCTCAACACCGCGTGTCGCTGAGCTTCAATCTACTCGGTTTCGAGGCTTTTAGAGGTCGCATTGAACTTTAAAAACTGACCTGTGGATGGAAGGTCAATTCAGGACATCGAAAGAAGTGGAAAACAATAAGGAAGGGGGGCTTGAATTTCAAACGAATCCTCTCGAGATCAAATTGGTCTTTGATTTGACTTTTTGGGCAAATTAAAACATGTCTCCCGACTATATAGATAGTCTCAGTTTAATCCTTTTATATCGATTTTactttcaatatttataaattcttaatcaatgaCTTCCGTCCATTTTTTAAGGCTTCCCATCCctgttatctttttcttttttttaagaaatacatTATTATATAGGGAATCTGACATTTTTGTTAAGTAATTTTAACATAAATctacaatataaaaatcaaaataattcaaagacTAAATTGATACAACAATAGTTTCGGGTGAAATTAACACTGTCGTTTCGTTGTgcgcctttttttcttttttctctttttttattttttatatattctacttttcttttcttttttacttgtttttttttatataaaccaaAATCACAATGAActtcaaataaatttgattcacgaattgtgggttttttttttttttttgggattctGTGTATGAGAGGGAGGGAGGTGAAATTTTTATCTCTCTCGCTctcttgcttttgttttccaAGTTTTATACTTCTACTAATGAATGGTAAAGTAATGTGTAGTTCCTGTAGTCTCAGAATGTTTCAATTCAGTACTCATAAGTTACCTTTTCAATGTCAACTCCATGGTTTTTGGAGagattattgttttgatgttactttttttttttttgtcttatttttatattttatattttctttttatttcttgaaaatggTAAGTacttattttaatagatttttaaaatgatgaaatatctaaatttatcaatttttttagttcttggATCACTTAATTTCATCTAATTCTAGGACATTCATTTCACTTTAGATCACCTTTCTATCTAACTTCTAATCGCACCTTAAATTCATTCTTGCTCTCAAGATAGTCGAAGCCATCCCTCCCGTGAAGTTTATTGCTAACtactaatataataatacaacaattaaggagaaatttattatttttaggtttaaaaaataatttgctaattttcatttatatacaaaccaaaaacaaaacaaaatgtattTTGTCTAGATTATTCAATTAATAGTGCCCTTAACacttagagtgtgtttgataATGTGTTCTAAGGTGtgctttaataataatttttaattaaaaatatataaaataatatattttagatttgttttatatttttaaattgacacgtaaaaattatatataaaaaaagggggtaaaaacactataaaaaaaaaaaaaacccagaaaccaCACAGGTGAGGTGAGTGCATACAACGACAACTGACATGTTTTCTTTTAGACTTAAtgcataatattaattaaaccgGCAAATGATATCGATGTCCTTATGGAACGCACAAAAAGCTACTGGCACAAGAAAGCAGGACCGCTCCCTCCTCCACCCACATTATCTCAAAAAGTCACCATTGCGAAAGAGCAAAGCCTCCAATTATCTCAAAAAGAGTGGTGCGACTCTAGCAACATGCTTCTTATTTCATTATTCACAGAACGGAGCACTGTAccatcattgttttttctatcgACTTAGCTAAGAAAAGGATTGGAGCATGATGATATCAGTGCCATTGTGCATTACAGAAAGCTGCTAGGCCCTTGAAAGCAGCGTCGGCATCCCCACCACCGACGTTATACTCTTTTCCCACAACAAGAAACCAAAATCTCTAATTATCTAAGACCTTGCCCTCTTTAATGAAGTGACCGTCACAGCAGCTCCCAGGGATGACTTGCCAACCTCTATCTCAAAAGAATCATACCTTAAAAAGAATTCCACGACAAGCAGCCTAGCCACGAGCACGACAAAATCCTTCCCTGCACACTGTTTATTTCCCAACGTTGGCTTCTCTGTCTCAGGCCCATTAGACCACAGCACATGCTTCAGCAACTCCTCTCCCTCCCCGATAAACCTGTCAGCAACAAACTCTTCAGCCCGAGTGAATATTTTCGGGTCTTTAGTAGCAAATGGTTGAAACCCGAATAACAGCTCCCCTTCTTTGACTTCGAAAGCAGCATCATGGCTTTCAATTATCAGATCACGCTTTGCTTTACCGTACTGTAGAGGGACTGGTGGCTCGATCCGGAGTGCTTCATAGACTGCTGATTTCATCAACGGCATCTGTTCCATACCCCTCATTGTAACATTCCCACCGTTGGATTGAACAACTGATCTGATCTCTTCAGCTAACTGAGCGTGGAGCTTGGCCCCGGCACGGCCTAGCCATTTCATCATGTTTggaaataaaatcttcattccACCAAACGAGTTAAAGCATGTGGCGAAGAGAAGATTATGGCATGCCTCCTCTCGTGAAATTCCTAAATTCTCTGCTTCATCGAGCAGGAAGCTTGACGAAGCATAGAAGAAATCGTAAAGGCGctggtagttttttttaatcagtgcTGGTGGTAGACGGAAGGAATGGATTGTAAGATCTTCGAGATATTTTGGAAGACCGAGAGAAAGGACAGGACCAAGGTTAAAGAGCACCCATTTTGAAACTAGACCAGGTCCGTCAAGGCCAAGACTGGTCTGTGCCGGTTCAGTACCAAACCAAGCCCGAGCCAAGAAGTTAAAAGCTGCTTGATCATTAGCAGCAACGAAATTAGCTTTCCCTTTGAGAGCCAAATCTTTTTCGAGACTCGTAAAGAGTTCCGTGTAACTGGCTTTGAATTCAGGGATTACGTGATCACGGCGTGACTTGAGGAGATagaacatgaatttcttcaatttggcgtGCATTGGCTCGGATGGATCGAGATAGGACAGAATTCGATAGCCACCAGTGAGTTCTGTTGAAGGCATGTAAGTGCCTGTAAAAAGGTCTTTCTTTTCAACTTTTGTCACGTCAAATAGAACCGGAAAGCTCTTGCCGTCAAGTAAGACCACAACCTGTGGATTTGGAGCAATAAAAGGACCCGGTCCCATGTTGGCTCTAAACACCGTTGATCCATATTTCAGAACTTTGGATTTGAAGAAATTTTCTCTGCCCTggttataaaaataatccaTACGATCTTTAAAGGGACCGACAAGAGGAAGGCCATAATCACCAGGGATTTTACGGATCGGGAGTTTGGTGTTTTCAGGTGGTGGAACAGTAACACCTGGAGCCGAAACTGATGGTTTTTCTGATACTGATGCTCTGATGGTACGGAAGGACAGTCTACGAGTCGAGGGCTTGGAggtagatttgttttttagagacTGGAATTGGGGTTGAAGGGTTGGAAAAGCTAGAGAAGATGAAGCCATGTTTGTGCTTTGGCTAATCTACCTGGCTTTTGTTGTGCAAGCTGGAGAGGATATGGTGGGAGACAGGGAGTATTGTTGAGAAAAATGGGGTGTGGGGAGCAAGTAGAGTGCCGAGTCTTTATTTATAGCAGTGCTGGGTTTTATGAGTGCGGGAGGTCCATTGACGACAACCACAAGTCTAAAATTTGTGCTCTGATAGAGTCGTGAAAAGAATGCTTTAATAGTAATTCATACTCGGTATCTGTTTACTTTTCGACTTGGATTTTTCCCCTTCTTGAATGGCACCTCAAGAAAATTCTCCAGGAAAGGAAGCATGCGTGTATACATGTCATTTCCTCAAGTGCCTTTTAAGTCTGAACAGTGCATGTGTTTTACCATGGATcgatatttattgttttttttttcttttgataaatccAATAGATGAATGATAGCATCACTTTGTTTCTTTATCTGATAATCTTTCTTGTT from Populus alba chromosome 14, ASM523922v2, whole genome shotgun sequence includes:
- the LOC118034157 gene encoding allene oxide synthase 1, chloroplastic, which produces MASSSLAFPTLQPQFQSLKNKSTSKPSTRRLSFRTIRASVSEKPSVSAPGVTVPPPENTKLPIRKIPGDYGLPLVGPFKDRMDYFYNQGRENFFKSKVLKYGSTVFRANMGPGPFIAPNPQVVVLLDGKSFPVLFDVTKVEKKDLFTGTYMPSTELTGGYRILSYLDPSEPMHAKLKKFMFYLLKSRRDHVIPEFKASYTELFTSLEKDLALKGKANFVAANDQAAFNFLARAWFGTEPAQTSLGLDGPGLVSKWVLFNLGPVLSLGLPKYLEDLTIHSFRLPPALIKKNYQRLYDFFYASSSFLLDEAENLGISREEACHNLLFATCFNSFGGMKILFPNMMKWLGRAGAKLHAQLAEEIRSVVQSNGGNVTMRGMEQMPLMKSAVYEALRIEPPVPLQYGKAKRDLIIESHDAAFEVKEGELLFGFQPFATKDPKIFTRAEEFVADRFIGEGEELLKHVLWSNGPETEKPTLGNKQCAGKDFVVLVARLLVVEFFLRYDSFEIEVGKSSLGAAVTVTSLKRARS